ACGTTCCACATGGATCCTGGCACTGgagatgagtttgtttttgtttacttcttCCTGTGTGAAGTGTCCATTGACAAGAAAGGACGTAATGTTGAGCAAAACCCCTTCTGGTAAAATGTCTCTAATTGTGAACCCCTTGTCTGCCATTACCATATCACCTGGTTGTAGATATTTCCGAACTCCACAATCTGCCGTTATTGCCTTGTCTGAGGCACTCCCACCGTACAAGTCACTGACAAAGGTAATCACTCAATTTGGAGCCATGCCAATTAGAGTTTTCATTGTGGTTCGTCCTTTGTACTGGTTGTACAATTGGCACTGTTTGTCAAGATTCTCATTCTTGGAGACAGCAACCTCTGTGCAATCCAGCACAATCCTACAGTTGGGAAAGGGCCGGAAACACTCTGGCAGAGATGACCGATTCTTGGCTGTGGAGGGGATGTTGTTCTTGAGCATCCCGACATACAAAATGTCATACAGTGC
This genomic stretch from Festucalex cinctus isolate MCC-2025b chromosome 13, RoL_Fcin_1.0, whole genome shotgun sequence harbors:
- the LOC144033579 gene encoding LOW QUALITY PROTEIN: uncharacterized protein LOC144033579 (The sequence of the model RefSeq protein was modified relative to this genomic sequence to represent the inferred CDS: inserted 1 base in 1 codon; substituted 1 base at 1 genomic stop codon); amino-acid sequence: MDLAQRFNCSPATXTNIFLTIVCALYDILYVGMLKNNIPSTAKNRSSLPECFRPFPNCRIVLDCTEVAVSKNENLDKQCQLYNQYKGRTTMKTLIGMAPNXVITFVSDLYGGSASDKAITADCGVRKYLQPGDMVMADKGFTIRDILPEGVLLNITSFLVNGHFTQEEVNKNKLISSARIHVERSIQRLKCYTILDNIPPQSSKNINKILKVCVCIPNLQTPIIREVSSFE